Proteins from one Mercurialis annua linkage group LG7, ddMerAnnu1.2, whole genome shotgun sequence genomic window:
- the LOC126654912 gene encoding LOB domain-containing protein 37 yields the protein MSCNGCRVLRKGCSETCILRPCLQWIESPEAQGHATVFVAKFFGRAGLMSFISAVPENQRPALFQSLLFEACGRTVNPVNGAVGLLWTGNWHVCQASVETVLRGGTLRPMPELLTGGSQSPVSDETSEAEVTCTDMWNLQDLNSAPHSRFSNSRSKVSPKRKRSNNNEPVTLNQQLPLPSRFQPSNDLDLRLTPNFSPKYSPMKHELRRPGTPSMNSEESATTTVTCFESRYGDDQYGNGGENGKLLNLFV from the exons atgagtTGCAATGGGTGCAGAGTGTTACGAAAAGGATGCAGTGAAACCTGTATTCTCCGGCCGTGTTTACAGTGGATTGAGAGCCCTGAAGCTCAAGGCCACGCCACCGTCTTCGTCGCTAAATTCTTCGGCCGTGCTGGTCTCATGTCTTTCATCTCCGCCGTACCTGAAAATCAACGACCTG CTTTGTTTCAGTCTTTATTATTTGAAGCGTGCGGTAGAACTGTAAATCCAGTAAACGGCGCCGTAGGACTTTTATGGACAGGCAACTGGCATGTTTGTCAAGCATCAGTAGAAACCGTTTTACGCGGCGGAACTCTACGGCCGATGCCTGAGTTACTCACCGGCGGATCTCAATCTCCAGTCTCCGATGAAACCTCCGAAGCTGAAGTAACCTGTACGGACATGTGGAACCTTCAGGATTTGAACTCAGCTCCTCATTCTCGTTTCTCTAATTCAAGATCTAAAGTCTCACCAAAAAGAAAACGATCAAACAACAACGAACCTGTTACACTCAACCAGCAGCTTCCGTTACCGTCACGCTTTCAACCGTCGAACGATTTAGATCTCCGATTGACGCCGAATTTTTCTCCGAAATACTCCCCGATGAAACACGAGCTTCGTCGGCCGGGAACGCCGTCGATGAACTCAGAGGAGTCTGCGACTACGACAGTTACGTGTTTTGAGAGTAGATATGGAGATGATCAGTACGGTAACGGAGGAGAAAACGGAAAGTTGCTAAATCTGTTTGTTTAG